A window of Rufibacter sp. LB8 contains these coding sequences:
- a CDS encoding 3'-5' exonuclease, with the protein MGASFTAIDFETAQGKRHSICQVGLVRVEQGEVVQTINQLVYPPDNYYFYKNIEIHGITPERTCTAPTFAEVWSVLKPHIHGQTVVAHNGAFDFSCLQQTLAHYQMPSPRFEQKCTYKIYGGDLASLCRQHQITLNHHDALSDAMACAELYLRYLKR; encoded by the coding sequence ATGGGAGCGTCTTTCACAGCCATTGATTTTGAGACCGCCCAAGGCAAGCGGCATAGCATCTGTCAGGTGGGCTTGGTGCGGGTAGAACAGGGCGAGGTGGTGCAGACTATCAACCAATTGGTTTATCCGCCGGACAACTATTACTTCTACAAGAACATTGAGATACATGGCATTACACCTGAACGCACCTGCACGGCTCCCACGTTTGCAGAGGTTTGGTCAGTGTTAAAGCCCCACATACACGGCCAGACGGTAGTGGCCCACAATGGAGCCTTCGACTTCAGCTGCCTACAGCAAACCTTGGCGCATTACCAAATGCCGTCCCCTAGGTTTGAGCAGAAATGCACCTATAAGATTTACGGAGGGGATTTGGCCAGCTTGTGCAGGCAGCACCAGATTACATTGAACCACCATGACGCGCTGAGTGACGCTATGGCATGTGCGGAGTTGTATTTGAGGTATTTGAAGAGATAG
- the recJ gene encoding single-stranded-DNA-specific exonuclease RecJ, producing the protein MQKRWVVKEAPDAAKVQNLIDSLSIGPTLASILCQRGVCTFEEAKEFFRPSLTDLPDPFLLKDMDKAVARLVQALHAQEKIIIYGDYDVDGTTSVALVYSFLQPFFQDRIEYYIPDRYAEGYGVSFTGIDYAQEHGYSLIISLDCGVKSIDKIAYANQKGIDFIICDHHLPDDQLPEAVAVLDAKRADCPYPYKELAGCGVGFKFMQAFCQDQGFDQEPLFQLLDLVVISIAADIVPITGENRILAYHGLQRLNKAPLRPGLQALKELADLKEELDITQIVFGFSPRINAAGRMGDAKRSVAMLLAKTKDDAFNLAANINVSNSERRGHDTSITKEALQMIEDDDFLRSARSTVLFKETWHKGVVGIVASRCIEKYYRPTIILTESNGKATGSARSVHGFDVHQAILACSDLLDQFGGHMYAAGLTMPVENVPAFREKFEQIVVSTILEEQRVPMVEIDTTLDFNQINQKFFNILKQMEPFGPGNMAPVFMSTCVYDTGSARVVGDAHLKLRLTQDGDTSFDAIAFGMAEYYPRILKGIPFDVCYCVEENVFRGNVTLQLRVKDIRFAE; encoded by the coding sequence ATGCAGAAACGATGGGTAGTAAAGGAAGCGCCGGACGCCGCAAAAGTACAGAATTTAATAGACAGCCTGAGCATTGGGCCAACGCTGGCCAGCATTCTTTGCCAACGGGGCGTGTGCACCTTTGAGGAAGCCAAGGAGTTTTTCAGGCCGTCTTTAACAGATTTGCCAGACCCCTTCCTGCTCAAAGACATGGACAAGGCCGTCGCGCGGCTGGTGCAGGCCCTGCATGCGCAGGAGAAAATCATCATCTACGGCGATTATGACGTGGACGGCACTACTTCGGTGGCGTTGGTCTACAGCTTCCTGCAGCCGTTCTTTCAAGACCGAATTGAATACTACATCCCGGACCGTTACGCCGAAGGCTACGGCGTGTCCTTCACCGGCATTGACTACGCCCAGGAACACGGCTACAGCCTGATTATTTCCCTGGATTGTGGCGTGAAGTCCATCGACAAGATTGCCTACGCCAACCAGAAAGGCATTGACTTCATCATCTGCGACCACCACTTACCAGATGACCAATTGCCCGAGGCCGTCGCGGTGCTAGACGCCAAACGCGCGGATTGTCCGTACCCGTACAAAGAACTGGCCGGCTGTGGCGTGGGCTTCAAGTTCATGCAGGCCTTCTGCCAGGACCAGGGCTTTGACCAGGAACCACTTTTTCAACTGCTGGACTTGGTAGTCATCAGCATTGCCGCCGACATTGTGCCCATCACCGGCGAAAACAGAATCTTGGCCTACCACGGCCTGCAACGCCTGAACAAAGCCCCGTTGCGCCCCGGTCTGCAAGCCCTCAAAGAATTAGCTGACTTAAAAGAGGAGCTGGACATCACGCAAATCGTCTTCGGGTTCTCACCAAGAATTAATGCCGCTGGCCGCATGGGCGATGCCAAACGGTCGGTGGCTATGTTGTTGGCCAAGACCAAGGATGATGCGTTCAACCTGGCGGCCAACATCAACGTCTCCAACTCAGAGCGTCGCGGGCATGACACCAGCATCACCAAAGAGGCCCTGCAGATGATTGAGGACGATGACTTCCTGCGCAGCGCCCGCTCCACGGTCTTGTTCAAGGAAACTTGGCACAAAGGCGTGGTGGGCATTGTGGCCAGCCGTTGCATTGAGAAATATTACCGCCCCACCATCATCCTCACCGAATCCAACGGCAAAGCCACGGGCTCGGCGCGTTCCGTACACGGGTTTGATGTGCACCAGGCTATTCTGGCGTGTTCAGACTTGCTGGACCAGTTTGGCGGCCATATGTACGCGGCGGGTTTGACCATGCCCGTGGAAAACGTGCCCGCGTTCCGGGAGAAGTTTGAGCAGATTGTGGTCAGCACCATTCTGGAGGAGCAGCGCGTGCCCATGGTAGAGATTGACACCACGCTGGACTTCAACCAAATTAACCAGAAGTTCTTTAATATTCTCAAGCAGATGGAGCCGTTCGGGCCGGGCAACATGGCGCCCGTGTTCATGAGCACCTGCGTGTATGACACCGGCTCGGCGCGCGTAGTAGGCGATGCCCACCTCAAACTCCGCCTCACCCAAGACGGCGACACCTCCTTTGACGCCATCGCCTTCGGCATGGCCGAGTATTACCCGCGCATTCTCAAAGGCATTCCGTTTGATGTCTGCTACTGCGTGGAGGAAAATGTGTTCCGGGGTAACGTTACGCTGCAGCTAAGAGTGAAAGACATCCGCTTTGCGGAATAG
- a CDS encoding S9 family peptidase: MKSIPMLVGMLLTAGAMGTAQAQQTPAKKPLTHDVYDLWKSVDGDSLSHDGKFLLYAVNPQDCDGVLHLRNLTQNSSKQFPRGYRQAFTANNQFAVFQVKPQAAVVRQAKLKKKKAEEMPKDSLAIHNLENGTTQHVARVKSFKLPSQNGEWLAYHREAPLASAKPAARDTTKAKMATPTPAAPPARAGARGGASAADPTELVLRHLPTGQEYKFDRVTDYLFAEKGNLLYFVQAAKDSLKAGVSAFNTSSRSTTSIDSGRQVYKNLATDRSGEQLAFVASKDSASKDLKYFQLYHWTTKDRSAKVLADTAYKGMPARWMVSEHAQLGFNDKGDRLFFGTFPRPTQYEKDTTKLEEEKVNLDVWTYRDPLIQPMQLKGLEREQKRSFMAVYDLKGKKMVQLASPEIPDIYLNPGRSADVAVGISNVNYLLSVGYDTPSRQDAWLIDLKDGSKRLAIRDTRGTPRLSPAGKFLYWYEPQDSSWKAMSVKANVPTNLTKKLSVPFYDEQNDVPSLPDDYGLTGWTKDDAYLLVNDRYDIWRLDPTGKNAAVNITDGFGRQNKLQFRYMSLRPSQRVIPVDERIMLRTLDLKSKNSGFYTDHVTASGAPQKVLMEAYNYSGVRKARNSDRVIFRRSTFQEYGDVWVSDTKFESPQKVSNANPQQSEYLWGSVEQVDWKSADGIPLDGLLFKPENFDPKKKYPMLVYFYERNAETLHNYRAPAPSASTINIALFVSQGYLVFVPDIVYKDGYPGESAYNCIVPGVQALVAKGFVDEKNMAIQGQSWGGYQVAYLVTRTNLFKAAMAGAPVSNMTSAYGGIRWESGMSRQFQYERTQSRIGGTLWEKPMQFIENSPLFYAPKIETPLMLMHNDNDGAVPWYQSIEMFMALRRLNKPVWMVVYNGEGHNLMQRKNRKDLSVRMSQFFDHYLKGAPEPAWMKKGVPNLVKGKEYGLELLEEPATATPAPGQQPGNPTTNPTTVPASQR, from the coding sequence ATGAAATCCATACCTATGCTGGTGGGGATGCTGTTGACCGCCGGGGCCATGGGCACGGCACAGGCGCAGCAGACGCCCGCCAAGAAACCCCTCACGCATGACGTCTATGACCTCTGGAAAAGCGTGGACGGTGATTCGCTCTCCCATGACGGGAAGTTTCTGCTGTATGCCGTGAACCCGCAGGACTGCGACGGGGTGCTGCACCTGCGCAATTTAACCCAGAACAGCAGCAAGCAGTTCCCGCGCGGGTACCGGCAGGCGTTTACGGCCAATAACCAGTTTGCCGTGTTCCAGGTGAAACCGCAGGCCGCCGTGGTGCGCCAGGCCAAGCTGAAGAAAAAGAAAGCGGAAGAAATGCCGAAAGACTCGCTGGCGATTCATAACTTGGAGAACGGCACTACGCAGCACGTGGCCCGGGTGAAAAGCTTCAAGCTGCCCTCCCAAAACGGCGAGTGGCTGGCCTATCACCGCGAGGCACCTTTGGCCAGCGCCAAGCCAGCCGCCCGAGATACCACCAAAGCCAAAATGGCAACACCAACGCCAGCTGCCCCACCGGCTAGAGCTGGAGCCAGAGGCGGGGCCAGCGCAGCCGACCCAACAGAACTGGTGCTTCGGCATTTGCCCACGGGCCAGGAATACAAATTTGACCGGGTAACCGATTATCTGTTCGCGGAGAAAGGCAACCTGCTGTACTTTGTGCAGGCGGCCAAAGACTCGCTCAAGGCGGGTGTGTCGGCGTTCAACACGTCTTCGCGCAGCACTACGTCTATTGACAGCGGCCGGCAAGTTTATAAAAACCTGGCTACGGACCGTTCTGGCGAACAATTGGCCTTTGTGGCTAGCAAAGACAGCGCGAGCAAAGACCTCAAGTACTTCCAACTCTACCACTGGACCACCAAAGACCGCAGCGCGAAGGTGCTCGCTGACACCGCCTACAAAGGCATGCCCGCCCGCTGGATGGTGAGCGAACACGCGCAGCTGGGCTTCAATGATAAAGGCGACCGCCTGTTCTTCGGGACGTTCCCCAGGCCAACGCAGTACGAGAAAGACACCACTAAACTGGAAGAGGAAAAAGTAAACCTGGATGTCTGGACCTACCGTGACCCCTTGATTCAGCCTATGCAGTTGAAAGGCCTGGAGCGCGAACAGAAGCGGTCGTTCATGGCGGTGTATGACCTGAAAGGCAAGAAAATGGTACAACTGGCCTCGCCCGAAATCCCGGATATTTACCTCAACCCGGGCCGCAGCGCCGATGTGGCCGTGGGCATCAGCAACGTGAATTACTTGTTGAGCGTGGGCTATGACACGCCATCACGGCAAGACGCGTGGCTAATTGACCTGAAAGACGGCAGCAAGCGCCTGGCCATTAGAGACACCCGGGGCACGCCGCGTTTGTCGCCGGCCGGGAAGTTTTTGTATTGGTATGAGCCCCAGGACAGTTCCTGGAAAGCCATGTCTGTGAAAGCCAACGTGCCCACCAACCTTACCAAGAAACTGAGCGTGCCGTTCTATGACGAGCAGAACGATGTGCCTTCTTTGCCAGATGATTACGGCCTCACCGGCTGGACCAAAGATGACGCCTATTTGCTGGTGAATGACCGCTATGACATCTGGCGCCTGGATCCCACCGGGAAAAACGCTGCCGTGAACATCACAGATGGTTTCGGCCGGCAGAACAAGTTGCAGTTCCGGTACATGAGCCTACGACCCAGCCAACGCGTGATTCCGGTAGATGAAAGAATCATGCTGCGCACCCTTGATTTGAAGAGCAAGAACTCGGGCTTTTACACAGACCACGTAACCGCTTCGGGGGCGCCGCAGAAAGTGTTGATGGAAGCCTACAATTACTCCGGGGTTCGCAAAGCCAGGAACAGCGACCGCGTTATCTTCAGGAGAAGCACGTTTCAGGAGTACGGCGATGTGTGGGTGAGCGACACCAAATTTGAGTCTCCGCAGAAAGTGAGCAACGCCAACCCACAGCAGAGTGAGTACCTCTGGGGAAGCGTGGAGCAGGTAGACTGGAAATCGGCGGACGGGATTCCGTTGGACGGGCTGTTGTTCAAACCAGAGAATTTCGACCCGAAGAAAAAGTACCCCATGCTGGTGTATTTTTATGAACGTAACGCTGAAACGCTGCATAATTACCGTGCGCCTGCGCCCAGCGCGTCTACCATCAACATTGCGCTGTTCGTGAGTCAGGGTTACCTGGTGTTTGTACCGGACATTGTGTACAAAGACGGCTACCCCGGCGAGAGCGCTTATAACTGCATTGTGCCCGGCGTGCAGGCCTTGGTGGCGAAGGGTTTTGTGGACGAGAAGAACATGGCTATTCAAGGGCAGAGCTGGGGCGGATACCAAGTGGCCTATTTGGTGACCCGTACCAACCTGTTCAAAGCGGCCATGGCAGGCGCGCCGGTGAGCAACATGACCAGCGCCTACGGCGGAATCAGGTGGGAAAGCGGCATGAGCCGTCAGTTCCAGTATGAGCGCACGCAGAGCCGCATTGGCGGTACACTGTGGGAGAAACCCATGCAGTTCATTGAGAATTCGCCGCTGTTCTATGCGCCTAAGATTGAGACGCCACTTATGCTGATGCACAATGACAACGACGGCGCCGTTCCGTGGTACCAGAGCATTGAAATGTTCATGGCGCTGCGCAGGCTCAACAAACCCGTCTGGATGGTGGTTTACAACGGCGAAGGCCACAACCTGATGCAACGCAAAAACCGCAAAGACCTATCAGTGCGCATGAGCCAGTTCTTCGACCATTACCTGAAAGGCGCGCCCGAGCCCGCCTGGATGAAGAAAGGCGTTCCCAACTTAGTCAAAGGCAAGGAATACGGCCTTGAACTGCTGGAGGAACCGGCTACCGCCACGCCAGCCCCAGGGCAGCAACCTGGCAATCCTACTACGAATCCCACTACGGTGCCAGCTTCGCAGCGCTAA
- a CDS encoding DUF262 domain-containing protein — protein MAKSNFKTVGEYLSLGKKFIIPNYQRGYKWGVPEKDKCAVGVLMGSLLDAFSIKKPQYFLQGVTVSETDRGIVLIDGQQRTTTLFLLLCYLQCTTLRKLTIEYQIREKSETFLRGLVGKSQEQLVEADNPEEDYQDIYYFKKALRTIKDELDDKDDQTAGFLSRFNQYVLHQVHLLYIVIPESKAIRTFTMMNGHKANMKDGELIKAELLRLISLPPEAENATIPATVDDALAAISGTFAMEWDINALRSKYAREWDKWQYWWNRKEIRIFFTSNEDSVVRLERIYFLSKIQDQEFTFDNFKNAFLQKKDKAKKTFAGLRNLQKAFEDWYNDPITYNSLGLVLQSSSDKEKSILSFLKFASQNSRSKQDFQEYAKWLLLNVDISEESDLAKRKKEAAEVVHNLLSGPDVYNVATGDAYKQLLRLNVLKLGNRKFDFSAYTNKSLEHIWSQSKGSLPEHYSGTILDKTLSMHCIGNLVLLEGYINSALSNKPFKEKKEILFEKIKRGSLLMHTLQVFSKTFGKADDKNAMLDLTHDWGPSDIANNKTQFLTEFKNYYGLN, from the coding sequence ATGGCAAAGAGTAATTTTAAGACAGTAGGGGAATATCTTTCATTAGGCAAGAAATTCATTATCCCCAATTACCAGCGCGGCTATAAATGGGGCGTTCCTGAGAAAGATAAATGCGCGGTGGGAGTATTGATGGGAAGTCTATTAGATGCTTTTTCAATAAAAAAGCCACAGTACTTCTTACAGGGTGTGACCGTATCTGAGACAGACAGAGGGATAGTATTGATTGATGGGCAGCAGCGCACCACCACGCTATTTCTGCTCTTGTGTTATCTCCAATGTACAACCCTTAGGAAGCTTACTATAGAATATCAAATCAGGGAAAAGTCAGAAACCTTTTTGAGGGGATTAGTCGGCAAAAGCCAAGAGCAATTAGTAGAGGCTGACAATCCAGAAGAGGATTACCAAGATATCTATTATTTCAAAAAGGCGCTAAGAACCATAAAGGATGAACTAGATGATAAGGACGATCAAACAGCGGGTTTCCTTAGTAGGTTTAATCAATACGTATTGCACCAAGTGCATCTCCTGTACATCGTTATTCCTGAATCAAAAGCAATTAGAACTTTTACCATGATGAACGGCCATAAGGCTAACATGAAAGATGGTGAATTGATAAAAGCTGAACTGTTACGTCTCATCTCACTGCCGCCAGAGGCAGAGAACGCCACAATTCCAGCCACTGTTGACGATGCTCTTGCTGCCATAAGCGGCACCTTCGCCATGGAATGGGACATAAATGCGCTCAGGAGCAAATATGCCCGTGAATGGGACAAATGGCAATACTGGTGGAACAGGAAAGAGATAAGGATTTTTTTTACATCTAATGAGGATTCTGTAGTGCGGCTTGAAAGAATATATTTTCTTTCTAAGATTCAAGACCAAGAATTTACATTTGACAACTTCAAGAATGCCTTTTTACAAAAAAAAGATAAGGCTAAGAAGACATTCGCTGGATTAAGGAACTTGCAAAAGGCTTTTGAAGACTGGTATAACGATCCTATCACGTATAACAGTTTAGGGCTTGTTCTGCAATCAAGTTCTGATAAAGAAAAATCAATCTTAAGCTTTCTAAAATTTGCATCACAAAACTCAAGGTCAAAACAAGATTTTCAAGAGTATGCAAAGTGGCTACTGCTTAATGTAGACATAAGTGAAGAAAGCGATTTGGCTAAGAGGAAAAAGGAAGCAGCTGAGGTAGTCCATAATCTTCTATCTGGGCCAGATGTTTACAATGTTGCTACAGGAGATGCTTATAAGCAGCTGTTAAGGCTGAATGTGTTAAAATTAGGCAATAGAAAATTCGATTTTAGTGCCTATACAAATAAAAGCCTCGAACATATTTGGTCTCAGTCAAAAGGTAGCCTCCCTGAGCATTATTCTGGTACTATACTTGATAAAACTTTATCTATGCACTGTATAGGCAACTTGGTGTTGCTTGAAGGATATATTAACTCCGCGCTCAGCAACAAGCCATTCAAAGAAAAAAAGGAAATATTATTTGAAAAAATAAAGAGGGGATCATTATTAATGCACACGCTACAGGTGTTCTCAAAGACTTTTGGAAAAGCAGACGATAAAAACGCAATGCTTGACTTAACTCACGATTGGGGCCCTTCAGACATAGCGAACAATAAAACACAATTCCTTACAGAGTTTAAGAATTATTATGGCCTTAATTAA
- a CDS encoding DUF262 domain-containing protein, which produces MALINTRMVSGENYSIAELFSGNKKIVIPDLQRDYCWGDKAHGNNKKNQVELVSGFVDSLIEMSNATDAGKEDQLLGLLYAYEHPVNHIQLCDGQQRLTTLYLLLGVLNQQTGQAFRKYLIKDEYKAGKEEIEDDDSLSEAEPFLQYAIRESTLYFLDDLVNKYFIRDNNHKAVEIKKQVWYFAEYDADPSIQSIISALAIIEGKLKEINDYLAFGEFISSKLKFLYYDMGSRLNGEETFVVINTTGEPLTATENLKPALIGGIKDVREREGYSKIWEEWETFFWRNRIKIESTADLGLNEFLTWFLKIKTKTEDIKSLKGINSSDLGSLEIYFQSFKELLMLVKESEKIRLVLNSVSRNTLDITSDKSIIKYLRDFPKTEKQEQQKILLPLLHFMTIVSQGENDVYQFLRRLRKNYYDSIRNGRKGNYVDWRYIIEIINTCVAKGLKNLTNILTFNELESIKKIQDIQVRVWYNDEEVIKDKLKETDREILEEWEDHTHFMGDLTPLLKVTNRKNGYQLDVEKVFCVKELQLYFVTYCQFISIKQQPSNNLLKNQYYLFRLCCDYDSNDFYTSEYGWFRCIQENRKDLHTKDWFFPIWEQLLEGNWGALLENINRNIFIYTIYNKDLNDSVLFKNDLLNTSKKTIDKFSFEEFENERLKDWGSYSHALSIIFVLMYFEVSLNKEKRLNVPQDLKQIGFRLFNESVSEDLRFRFGNITLAFHKAGSKYIYPDYFELMKKIETIRKKENRTEGQIIEVCSFFDTFIKSSSLLESIVEEIESTQEIG; this is translated from the coding sequence ATGGCCTTAATTAATACAAGAATGGTAAGTGGGGAAAATTATTCAATAGCCGAGCTATTCAGTGGAAACAAGAAAATTGTTATTCCTGACCTGCAACGTGATTACTGTTGGGGAGACAAGGCACACGGTAATAATAAGAAGAACCAAGTTGAGTTAGTGTCTGGCTTTGTGGATAGTCTTATTGAAATGTCTAATGCCACAGATGCAGGCAAAGAAGACCAGTTGCTTGGCTTGTTATATGCTTATGAGCACCCTGTCAACCATATTCAGCTGTGTGATGGGCAGCAACGATTGACGACCCTTTACTTGCTATTAGGTGTCCTTAACCAACAGACGGGGCAGGCGTTCAGGAAATATTTAATTAAGGATGAGTACAAAGCAGGAAAGGAAGAAATAGAGGATGATGATAGCCTTAGCGAGGCAGAACCTTTTCTACAATACGCCATTCGGGAAAGCACATTATATTTTCTGGATGATCTTGTGAATAAATATTTTATCAGAGATAACAACCATAAAGCAGTTGAAATCAAAAAACAAGTATGGTATTTCGCAGAATATGACGCAGATCCCAGCATTCAGAGCATTATTAGTGCTTTAGCTATAATTGAAGGAAAACTGAAAGAAATAAACGACTACTTAGCCTTTGGGGAATTCATCTCTTCAAAATTAAAATTCCTTTATTATGACATGGGCTCCCGCCTAAATGGCGAAGAGACTTTTGTAGTCATTAACACCACTGGAGAGCCTCTCACAGCTACAGAAAACTTAAAACCCGCATTGATAGGAGGAATAAAAGATGTAAGAGAAAGAGAAGGATATAGTAAGATTTGGGAAGAATGGGAGACATTTTTTTGGAGGAATAGAATAAAAATTGAGAGTACAGCAGATTTAGGATTAAACGAATTCCTTACTTGGTTTCTAAAGATTAAAACCAAAACAGAGGATATTAAATCCCTCAAAGGCATAAATAGCTCTGATCTAGGATCGCTGGAGATATACTTTCAGTCGTTTAAGGAACTCTTAATGCTGGTAAAAGAATCTGAAAAGATTAGGTTAGTTTTAAATTCCGTAAGCCGAAATACTCTAGACATAACATCGGATAAGTCTATAATTAAATATTTAAGGGACTTTCCTAAAACTGAGAAACAAGAACAGCAGAAGATACTACTACCACTTTTGCATTTTATGACAATTGTGAGTCAGGGCGAAAATGATGTCTATCAATTCTTGCGGAGGCTCAGAAAGAATTACTATGACTCTATAAGGAATGGTAGAAAAGGGAATTACGTTGACTGGCGTTATATTATAGAGATAATAAACACATGTGTAGCAAAGGGACTAAAAAATCTGACAAATATTTTAACTTTCAATGAACTAGAAAGTATAAAAAAGATACAGGATATACAGGTAAGGGTTTGGTATAATGATGAAGAAGTCATAAAAGATAAGTTAAAAGAAACTGATAGAGAAATATTGGAAGAATGGGAGGATCATACCCATTTTATGGGAGACTTAACCCCCTTATTAAAAGTAACTAATAGAAAGAACGGATATCAGTTAGATGTAGAAAAGGTGTTTTGCGTAAAAGAGCTTCAATTGTATTTTGTTACCTATTGCCAATTTATTTCTATTAAGCAGCAGCCAAGTAATAACTTACTTAAAAACCAATATTATTTATTCAGGCTATGTTGTGATTACGATTCAAATGATTTTTATACTAGTGAGTACGGATGGTTTAGATGCATTCAAGAAAATAGGAAGGATTTGCATACCAAAGATTGGTTCTTTCCTATTTGGGAACAGCTATTAGAGGGTAATTGGGGTGCTCTTCTAGAAAATATTAACCGTAATATATTTATTTATACTATATACAATAAAGATTTAAATGATAGTGTTTTATTTAAGAATGATCTTTTAAATACTAGTAAAAAGACAATAGATAAATTCAGTTTTGAGGAATTTGAAAATGAAAGGCTTAAAGATTGGGGGTCGTATTCACATGCATTGTCAATAATATTTGTGTTAATGTATTTTGAGGTGAGCCTTAATAAGGAGAAAAGATTGAATGTTCCGCAAGATTTAAAGCAAATAGGTTTTAGGTTATTTAACGAGTCGGTTTCTGAAGATCTTAGATTCCGGTTCGGAAATATAACTCTTGCTTTTCATAAAGCAGGGAGCAAATATATCTATCCAGATTATTTTGAGTTAATGAAGAAGATAGAGACTATTCGGAAGAAAGAAAATAGAACTGAAGGTCAAATTATAGAGGTTTGCAGTTTTTTCGACACTTTTATTAAAAGCAGTTCATTATTGGAATCTATAGTTGAAGAAATAGAATCAACCCAAGAAATTGGCTAA